gaaatgtattttcatatacagtatattttcCTAAATTAGAATTATTGCTGCATAAGCAGCAACAGAGATTAATTACATCAAACAAGCAGAATTAGTTACACAATCCAGCCAGAAAAACtagtaattaaataaataatctgtatcactgtgttgatattttaaaaatattgtttgaatttatttcttATGGGATGGTTAACAAAAATTGTACTGAAGAAATCTAAAATTATTCTAAATAAATTTCTAGCCATCATCAAACGCGCTGGAAAAGGAGTAAGAATGACAACCTGGACACTTTATAAAAAGGAGAAATGTCAATTCAATACAACACCAATAAATATGAATGTAGCTTCAACATTATCTAATAAATATCTAAATACACACGTGCAACTATtagtttaatgtgttttatgtaCAGCATaacatatttcaaaaaaaaaaaaaaatcactaacaCTTAGACACTGAAATTAAAACGAATACTATGAGGCGCCACTCACCGTAGTTAAAATTCCCGATGGTGGCGCTGTACTTGCCACTGGGCGGGTTGTAGATTTGCCGCGCATCCCTCCGTGGCTGAGGAGAGACCGGTTTCTTTGTGCTGCCGCCCATCTCCTCGCTCGATGGACGCTTGGGCCTACAGACCAGACAGAGACGCGAACCGGTCAAAATTCCATCACCACATCTCAAACGGACGGTTTTGGCCTCCGATAGCCGGTTCGATACGTCTCAGTTCTCCGACGCCGTCCAGACTTACGCTACTGCCTCCGTCTTCTGAACCGGTTTCCAGGACAGAGTCACTGTGCTCTTGTACGATGGAGGATTGTGGAAGAGATCCTGCAACATACGAATAAAAGTCATGGATTACAATCAAATCCAATCaagcacataaaaacaaaagaacagaaacaccTGATCAATCGATAAGGGGtcagcagtgtttgtgtcacTTCCTCATCCACTCAGCATACTTTACGTAACATAAggtcctgtgtgtgtctctaaGATTCAACCAATAGTCCGTCTGCTCACCTTGATGAGGACGTTGATGTTGTTTGTGATCTTGAGGGCCACCACTTTGATCTTGTTCTGATTTCATGATAAAGAAAGAATTCATTCAACTGAGGTCAGTATGTGACTCCATTTAAACACGTTTGAACCGATCAAACCGACTGTTTTCACCTCCTCTGTCTTCAGCGCATCGCCCGTCTTCCCTTGGAGAGCCACTCGCAGCTGTCTGATATAAACCTGCAGGCCTCTGGCGAAATACTGTAACCTGTTCAAACACAGAGCATGTTCAACGTGAGGCCAGGCCGTGCTCAGATACACCTCGAACACCACGAGGCTGGAGACACGCCCTCACCTGATTTTGAAGTCTTTGAGTCGCTCAGCGTCCACTTTGTCCAGGAGGAAGTCTGGCAGCTTCTTGCCGAGCTGGTGGAAGGCGAAGAGGAGACACTCCACGTAGCTGAACTGGAGTTTGGGCTCCTCGCTCGCCGAGTTCTCACCGTTCTCAACCTCGTCTGGAGGAAGTGGCATGAACTCCTACCACAGAATACACAGATTACAAAACAAAGATTACTTTGGCATATTAACAGTATGAAATCATCAACTATTGATGCCTGGACTTTATTTCTATTGATCATATTACAACAAGTCTGCTTTTTGTGTATCTAAAATAATCAGCCCTAAGTTTTAAGTGTCGTTCAGTGATTGTAAATGGTGTCAGATTTAATTCCATGAGCTCTGATTGCCATTTCTAAATTGCGAAGAGCAAAATGATGAAGAGCTTAGGAGGAATTCGACACATAGAGGCCGGCTTCAAACACTTTGAGAGGGAGAAGCCAATGTTTTTGACCTTATGTGAGACTTCAGCCGAGCACAACCAGATCTTTATAGCATCGCAACCAGCTTTCAGTTCAATCCACAATTTTGCAATCTCGAAACATGCTCTACAGAAAATCAACGCCCCATGTCAATGGAGAGTGTTCTGTTCTGAGATGCAAAAACATTATCAATGGTTTTTAAAGAGCCAGGGTGCTCAAACGTAACTGCAAGAATCTCTTGAATCAATTTCACTAAGAAAACTTACGTCAAGATAAATTACTTGAAGTAAACCTTTCAAATGTACATGAACTTAAGGGTGGAACTTTTCATTCAGATGGGACATTGAGGTCAAACAACAgtggacagaaagacaaagcaCAAAGAGACACTCTGGGAGCCATGTGAGCGACATCAAACACGACGATGCTAAAAACAGCTTCTTAATCACGAGAAAACGCAGCAGTGACTCTCTTGGTACGCAGACGAGTTCCTATTAATTTCTCCCTTTGCGCAGTAACAAGAGGAACAGGTTGTTCTTACCAGCAGCTTGGTGAACAGCATGTTGAGGTTGGCCTCCAGCTTCTCCATGTCTCCACAGAACGGACTCATTTCAGCGAGCAGCTTcagcacctacacacacacacacacacacacacacacagtgatgcgCACTGCTAATGAGAGACAGCATTGTGGTGCAGACTAATGACCCATTAACAACATGCAGTTGGCTGACACCTCAAACAGGTGGCTTTCATGCTGACTTTATTTACAACTGCAGGCGCTCACCAAATGCCAAACGCTAAGCAGGAGCGACCTCACGCTGGCGGCCATATTTGTCAGGCTTCTTGATGCAGAGCCGGACTGAATCACTAAAGTTCAGGAAGCCAGTGCTTCTGTATAATGACCACTGTACTTTGTAGGGCTGATCAAACACCACTATACTTTTATTAAGGCAATGAGTCAAAAATAAAGGAGTCTTTGACAGCAGTGACAAGACTGACTAAAAAACCTTTTACACATTAAAACTGCTAACATGTTGTTAAAGTGATTAAAGAAACAAACcattaaaatataatattttattcCAGCTTCAGGCTctctaaacattttttttttagcattctAAAGCTCATTTTGAtatgagaaacagtgagaaGATCTCTCAAAACGTTATAAAGCATGTCGAGAAAATGTTCCAGGAAAACTAATCTTTCCGAGTTTTAAGAAATGTATTTAATACAAACGTCACCCAGTGCTTTACCTCGGTTCATATATACTGCATTGTCATATTCAGTTGATAGCACTGGGTTCCTAAACGGTATTCACTTTGACCATCAGCTCAGGCAGACACTGAGGCTCTCGCtacagctcctgcagctccctggACAAGTCCCTGAACTCCCAACTGCTCAGATTGCTTcagtgaggaaacactgaatttGTTTAACTCGCTCTTAGGACACACGTGAACTTGTCGAGGCTTTGACCTTCAACTACACGAACAAGAACTCACCTCCAGCTGAATGTCCAGCTCAGCCACCGGACTTGTCAGAGCGCTGAGGTTCGGCAGGACATGGTCACAAAAATACGTCACAAAGCGTGTGGAATGGACATTTTTCTGAAAGACATAAAGTATTAGAAATTATTTAGTTTTACTTAATGCAGTAAAATTAAATTCAACatattcttctctttttggaGACATAATGCAGATCTCTGTTAGGTCAATCCGTTCCACTCACAGAGAAGAGCGGCAGTGCCTGGCGCGTGCACTGCAGCAGACGATCCACGGTGTCCGGGTCAGCCGGGTTGAGGGCCTGCTCGAGGAACGcctgctccaccaccagctccacaaGCTGCTGCCGCCCGTTCACGGTCTGCAGCACCCGGAGGCCCGACACCACACGCATCAACAGCACGAACTCCTCTCCCGTCACATCCTCCAGCACCTGAGGAAGCACCGGGACAAGGCTTCAGAAGTCGGAATCCACAGACTAACGCAAAACTATCAGCTGCATTTACAACAACTTGAACTGCCAGTTATAAACCCGGATTCAATGGAACATGAAAAGTGAAGTTTGATGTCAATCACTATCATTTGAGCAAACCTTTTTTGTCTCTGCGAAGATGtagtcctccacctcctttgtCATGACATCTTCTGGCAGCGTCTTTACTTTGTTCGACAGAAACTTGATGGCCCTTTCTCGTACAATGTCTTCTCCCTGCAGGATTTGCGAGAAGAGGCCTCCAAGTGTACCTGCATGACAGAGGTAGAGGTAAatgcattgttaaaaaaaaaaaaaaaaaaaaaaaaggcataatgaaaaaaatcatcaaatttaattaaaaagaactACACCTGTTTAACTACTCACCTTTCGCATCCATCTTGAAGATAGAAACAAGTGCTGCGTTGACTTGGTTGAACTCTGCTGTATCATCTAGAAATGaaaggagggaagaaaacaaatgcagaaacGATCACTCATGGAGCAGTAATTATTATCAGGAGACGGCTACTGAAGGCTTTCTTACCTGTCTGAAGGAGTTGGGTGAGAATATCTGCGACTCGAAGGATGTTATCGCCAGCTGCAAACCGTGGGAGCTCCTTGATGGCCTGTCGTCGAATCTGCAGAGAAACatacagagaaaacatgaagatactatgacaacaaaaaaattTAACAAATTCAATTTAGAACAGAGTATCAATCAAATGCTTTGATCAATGAAATACACACTACACCTCTGACAAGGGAGATTGagtttgcattttatttgtaGTGCGCGATACCCACCGACACGTCCTCGTCTTCACACAGATCGAGCTGGGCGTTAATGGCTGCATCAGCCAACTCTGGGAAGCTGCTGAAGAACTTGGGAATAAACTGTGCCGCCAGACGCTTCTCCTTCGGGCCACTTTTCACACCGTCCAGAATCACCTGGTAGGCATCTTTGTGCTGCAGAGCAAAAATAATACAGTCACACACGGAAATATAGAAAAAAGCAACCTGCCACAAAAGTGTGATGTAGGTCTTGCAGCTTCAACTTAAATACAGAAGTACACTTCAGAACATAATTGCGTAAAATTGATTCGGACACTATGCCTTTCCCAAAGCAGCTTCGGAACAGAGCCACAGTGAAGCCACCCTTTACTCACCGATGAAACATGATGTGTTTTAAGCTAGTCTGCAGTCTTACAATGATGGCAACAGATTCACGGAGACAACTCATTCTGTATTTCAGCTAGTTTGTTGTAGAGACAGAAGCGTTTTAGTAATTTATTATGAAGATCCACCTCCCAACAAAGTTGgaacagagtaaaaaaaaaaaaaaaaaaaaaaaattcctcccAATAATCTGTTGCTCCTACAGTTTCCTCTCCTACCCTCTAACcccccaaaaagaaaaatcctccacctctgcaaaggttttttcctgttaaagggagtttttccatTCTATAATGATGGCGACTTATagtgtttttctgtgtaaaagtACTGGGTGCATTTCTGCACTCTCATGAAAAGTCGAGGTCCGGAAAATTATGGGGAAAATCACTACTGCAACAGAAACTAACGAATGCTGTCCCTTTGGGTTGATTGGGGAGATTATCAAACTCTATTACTTATTATGTTATCGTGATGGATGATATCCTCAGTAAAcccaaaagaagaaatgaaactaAAACTGACTTCATCTCTGTTGTTACCAGTGCATTAAAGCAAGTATGGAAATAACATACATTGGAttattaatatttctgatcCTCGCGTTCTTTGATGTTTGTTTGAATGTTGATTGAATCAAACTCCATGTTGCCCCGGATGAACTTCCGAGTCCACGTTTGTGTTTTCCAGAGAAGCAGCAGTTCAGTCGATATATTGACCGGGAAGCGTCGCGCCGGTTTTGAATGAGGACTTCCTCCTATCCTGGGCTTCGTGGATTGATTCCCACAAGAATGAAGAGGCGATAGACACCGGATTGGCTGAACGTGGTGGGTCAAACTAAACCCATCGCCGAGGGTCGCCATGGCGAGGTTATTAACACGAGCACTACCCGCTAGCTACCAAGTGCTAGCTTAGCACATACAAACAATGTTATGTAACCCGACGAAGTTATCTGCAGTAAAGGAGAAAATAATACAGAATGCAAAAGTAACGGACTCTATCGTCTTAAAATGGACAGTCCTGCCTGTTCGTACCTGACTGAGGTTGTCCTTGGCGTCTGCAAGGACCCCGTAGCTCCGATAAAGATCCTCGATAGTGACCGCCATCAGCGTGCGTCCCCGAGCCCGCCGCTCACCGAGAAGACCGcggaaaaacaaaagagaaaaacgctCCCGGGCTCACTGCTGCTCCGGCGCAGGCGGCTGGACAACAAACCACTCTGTCCGAGTATGATTCTCCAGTTCAGAAAagtggagggaaagaaaaaatgtgTAGAAGTCCGTCAATGGAGACCGCCCGTCTTCCCGCAATGCTCTGCGTGATGGCATAAAAAAAGCGACGGAACCGAAAGTATTGCGCGTGCGCGGGCTCAGCCAATCGAGTGGCTGGAAGTAGACCACGTGATACGAGGGTGAACCACTGGTGTGAACGGAACTGAGGATGTGCTCAAAACAGTTTCTGCCACTCTATGCATACtctcattcctttttttttttgtaatttaacaCTGTTCATCATATGTTTGAAAATACACAGATTCAAGATTTATTCCAATATCTTAATTTTTCTATTTGAACTGAAATACAAGTAGCCTCACATCAGTTttataaaaaaattacaaaaatcgATCTTCTATACTCATATTCTGTTCAGAATACACTCCGACATATCACCTGTctgtcacaggacaaacacccacacacactcacagccaggGGTGAGCTACGATCACAGATCTACCTCACAtgcatgcttttggactgtgggagggaaTCGGAGCCCCTGAAGGAAAAACTCACACaaggtgaacatgcaaactccacgaaTCAAAGTTTTTGTCTTCTACATGAATTGTACAGTAGTTTCACATCTCAGTGTCCTACAATCACAACCAAGTGCACAAAACGATTTATGCTGATACATAAAAGAATACTCATACTTATTTGAAACTGTTAAACCTGACATTTGCTTCAGACCCTCCAATGCTGTTGGTTTGTAAACGTAGATTGTAAAACTGCATTCCTCACCTTGCACTTACAATACCCAGCTTATAATAACCGATCAATGACAATACAAAGTGTTTGTAATCTATTTTATTGAACTAGTATGGTGCTACAATAATTCTGTACAAGCAGTTTCAACTTTCAGTACAATGTATCTGGAACATAATAAATGTGGTTTCACAAAAATCTAATCCCTGCTCCAAACTGGACTCCATCACATATCCTGtaagaaaagaggaaatggaATTATTCTTGGTGTATGTTTGGAGATATAAAATGTGCTTATTTCATTCAGTGCTCTCACATGTTGTACTAATTGCTATCTTTTGCAATAACATAactatcaagaaaaaaaaacttgagaggttcatttcaaactctCATAGTAACAACTTTGCAACTCTTGGATATATTGATCATTTTCAAGACATTATTTTCTATTGGTTATCAACATCACCTGAAAAATGCCTCAAAGTTCTGCAATATTATGAACTAACAAAAAATAAGTTGGCCAGCTCTACCTGTCTCCACTCTGGACTCCCATAGGAATGCAGTAGTTGAGTTCCAGCCTGGCAATGTTTCCCAAACGCAGCACAATGCCCAGTCCATAAGACCAGCGCAAGCATTCTGCCAGTTTCTTCAAATGTGCTTGTGGCCCCTCACCTGAGTAAAAAGACACACGGGACAGAAACAGGCAGAAAAATAAGAATCGCGTACATCTGCTCAATAATGTAGTTCTGTCTTGtcaaattatgtaaaaaaacaaaggaaaatccACACAATTTCAATCTAATAATCTAAAATGTTCAAGAATAAATGTCAAGCTCTGGTGAAATCATAAGCTGTAACTGGGACTCAGGACATTTTCAACCTCTCACCATAGTTGAGGTTACACAGGTTTCCGGCATTAAGGAAGAAGTGAGTTCTGAAGAGGTCACCGAAGCCTCCTCTGCCCGGCCTGAAGGGCAGAGGCGTGTAGAGGTGGACGCCTCCTGCCCAGTACGCCTCTCCTCCCAAGTAGTCCCCTGTTGTTCCAGTGATGTGAGAACACGGCTTTTTAATAAACCACCACATCTTCATCCGGTGACCAGCTCAACTGAGCCAAGAGACACAGACTCACCTTCACTCTGTGGGCCCATGCTGTACATGCTGAATCCCCTGATGCTGGTGGGACCGCCAAGGTAGAACCTAGAAGttcaccaaaacacaaaacGCAAAATCACGTTGAGCGCCTTTCTTTGAATGCAAATATTTTCCAAATCTAAAATTGTACAGTTATAGTTGTGTCATGAttctcaaatggaaaaaaaacaatccttttGAAACATAATATGCACACAAGTAGTGCGGATTTCAAAAGCCGCTCAATAACAGTAACCTTGAGGATGCATTGCATTTCCACACCTGTCTGCGATGCTTGTTGGCTTTTCACCAATGGGTAGAAGAAGACCACCCCACAATGAGGCAGAAAGGACCTGTGGGGGAGATATGAAAAATCTTAGAAAAAAGACCCATGCACAAAATGTAGAGTAACCATGTCAAGCTGTTGTTGTGACatggaaatgttgaaatgaaCATAAATACCACAGTACAGATTTACATTAGTAGTAACTTGTGAAGTATACATAACAGAATTACAATTGCATTTATAAATACACTATTATCCGCATTCTCTGGCACACAAACTCTGATTGAACAGGTGTTTATGAATGGCAGATCTGCCCAATACTTCACAGTAAAAAGCAAAATCTCACAGAGTCCCAGAAGAGAGTCTTATTGAGTTGGATCTCAAAGTCCTCCTTCAGGAAACTTGCATCTCCCCCAGTGTAACCAGCAAGTTcctacacaaaaacaaacacgttGCTGGTGAGTGACCAAACCGGCCTGTCAACTGCTGCATAAAACATAAGAGCTCTGATCTGACAAACCTGGTGGATCTTCAGCAGGCCGCCTCTCCTGGGAAGGATGGAGGAGTTCCTCGTGTCAATGACCATCGCATGCTGGAGAAATACAGGACGCAATTCATATGCCGACTTGAGTTTTTTGGACCCTTTCCAGCATTACTATTTAAATTTCACACAGTAAGACTGTGTTCTGCTTTacagaaatacataaaatctGACAATGATTATCAGCTTCATCGTGAAAATTCGAAACAGTTTCAATGCTCAGCCACTGCAAAGTTTTGTGAACAAATTTAAAGGTAAATACCGAAAGTGAGGACTTGAGGGAGTGTCCACTCTCCTCTCGGACGGCGAACGAGGCTGTGCGAGCCAGACAGCCCAGCTCCCTCCACACACCCTCCCACTTCAGCGTCTGGCTGGTCTTCCACACAGGAAACTGCGGGTTATAAGATTACAGAGGGTCACCTGTGTTAGTTGTTTAGTTTTATTACAGATCTCACATGATGGAGCAattatcattgaaaaaaaaatatttttgtgtaATTTCAGCATGGTCTGGAggagctgtgttttcatctcagGGTGAGAAAGATCACAGTTTCTCCAGGTAAATAATATCAAATAAACCCGAGTGTATCAAACAAACCataattttttttgcaggattACATCTGTCCATTTCCCACTGCTTAAACCATTTTACAGCTGGTTCAAACACTGCCACAGGAGGGGGCACTGCTATTTTATGGTGGGTGGCTACATGATAGATAAACAGCCTTGACtatgaataaaacaacagactAAAATTTCTGGTGGTAAATAGCATAAGGCGACAGACGTTTAACCAGTCAACCGACTAATCACACGAATTCCTCGGGGAATTTTAGTCTCaaaaaaatggtggaaaaaaagaaaagcacccACAGCATGGAAAGGTCTACTTACACTCAGTTCTGCAGAGATGCCTCGATCCGTCTCCCTTAAAGAACTCCAAGGGAACTGTCCAGTTACTTTGTACACGTTGAGCGTGATactacaaatgaaaaaaaaaacaacaaaaaaaaaaacactaaaatgacTCCTCTGCAATTAAAACATCCATTCATAGCTTCTGCAGATATCAATAAAATGAACGATGACCTCTCTATGAAGAAAACTAAAACTTGAATACTCAGATATTCATCTTATCTCTCCAACAGCCGAACCAATCCAACAGTAAGAGAACAGCAAAATGAACTGCGCATGTTATCAAGAAAGAGCAGTCAGGTTTGTGTAAAGCGATGACTTCTAATACACGAAAGTGAGTCGGATGTCTCCTCACTGTGCCACCCCTGGTTCTGTGCATTTGGCTATTGTTTAGAAACATACATGTAAAGCGTATAACTTAGTGAAATACCAACAAAATGCAGACGGTGTATCTTACTTGCGTTCAAAATGTCCTGGTTGGGGCTTGAAGAAGGACAGACCATAGGACGTCTCTTTGGTGCCATAGGAGAACTGGAATGTCATTTTTTCTGCTCGGCCTAATACATTCGGCAACTTCAGGCCCAGTACCTGGGATACAAGAGAATATGCTCACCTGTCATTTAAGATTTGAATATATCAATATTATAGGTAACAcaagatctttaaaaaaaatgaaacaaatttcACATGAAAAGTGGCAGACCGGTGTTGTGATGACAGGTTAGTGTATGGCTTCCTACAGAGAAAATAGCACTATTATGGCACTCACCATGCTCCCTTCATTGTTTCCAACCATAGTGTTGTAGCTGCCTGTCATACGTCTCAACTCCGTGACCTCGAAGGTCACGTCAAGGCCATTAGGAAGAGCGTCCTCACCTGGAGGGAGCGGGAGACTTAATCATGATATAGAGATAATGGAAAAAATGTATGGAATCCCTTCCGTGTGCAGTGACAGTGCATTGACTGGACTTGTGTACCTCTTGATGTGTCAATAACGACCTCTACTTTCCTGAAGATGCCGAGGCGGAGCAGCTTCTGTCGGGCTTCGTGAGACTTTCGCATCACCTGCAAAGCGAGCAGTGTGTTGGCGCCACTCACAGCACAGAATCACAGCATGATCTCAATGCAGCACTGTGAGTGAGCGCCTACATCAATGAGGTTCTTTGCCCGGAAAACCTCAGCGATTTCGTAAGTCAGGAGATCTTCTTTGGTTCTCCCGAGCCCGTCTATGTGCACTCGCTGAACCACAACCTGAAACCAAGCGACACATTCAGGATCTGAAGCATCATGGTCCGTTATATTCATGAAAACAACTTGCTTAGCTGTATCTTCCATCTATCGTAACATTTAGATCTCTCAAAACAATTGCAATGCTGCTTTTCAAAGCTGTATTCATATTGTGCAAATCGTGTGGTTACGGGTTAGTGCAAGACAAAAATTTCATTATAAACTTTTGAGTAGTAATGGGGTGAAAACTGATCTACTTCTATTCTGGAATACTGTAAACACATTAGTatcaaaaataaacatatgtaaTTACTCTCTGAAACTAAATATATCTTACATTTTTGTTCTCAAGAACTTCTTGCTTCGGGTCCTGTTCAATCCCTGGAGCTTCGATATCATCGGCCTGAAGTCCCAACTCTGGCCCGTGCATGGGCAGAGGGTCCAGGCTCTGCAATATACAGACAGAGGAAATAATCAAACCATTAGAAAGGTAATGTAATGTTAATGCAAATGGTCAATTTTATAAACAGCACGATAATTACCAGGAACACTgaaagcaagaagaagaagaagaagaagaagaaatttaGAGAAACTGCTGGAAATTTTTAGATTAATGAAATTCTCTCTATATTTTTTTGAACACACTTGGCCAATAGGGATCACAGTGCCATTTTAAGCAGCAAAGGAGCCCCATTTCTCCCCATCacatcctccagctcttctgggcaGAGCCAGAACCACACCTACATTACTGCAGCCTTCTGTACAAGTCTGAGGCCGGTCTCACTGCCCATCAGTGGTTACACCCTGATGAGACTCCCTCAAGTGAACACAGGTGAAAGTACTGATCCAGATCCCATTCTGTTTGACATTCAGCAGCCAACTCTCCAGTCCATCCCTGGAGGCACTCATGAGGCCGTGCCAAAAAGGACAACATTATCTCTGAAGTGCAGAGaaacagtttttctgcacaATGCTCAAAGTAATGCATGAGGCGTTTTCCTTCCATTCATCCACTATAATATCATCAATCATCTTGACTAGCTGATTAATATAtaccaatattttttttttacaattcttAACATGTTTACATGCTTCCTGTATTGGATAACAGACAACAACCAAACAAGTTCTGTTAGTATGATTATAAGGCAGTGTAGGTTATAAGGATGAATGatgaaagctgtttttgttcagtCTGAGCGGGAAAATCTAACCCGAATGAGTGTAAACTTGTGGAAATAACACCAACTGTTGACAGTGAGCACAAGCTGCCTTCAGCTGGCTCCACGGTGCCCGGAGACAGCAGCATCCGTCTCTACTGTCCATGGCTCCGCGTGCTGGCACTTAATCCGGAATTCAATGCTAAAATTACCACTTTAAGCTGCAGTGGAAAGAGGACGCTGCCATAAAGCTGGAAACCGGAGCACGGCAGTCCCATGCTGCATGTGCACTACGAggccttttctttctgtcataAACTCAGCCAGCACGCAGGGAGGTCAAAGTCGCAGCTCgagcacgtttttttttttaccgcgcTTTTCCTTACCCGGGCATGGACGGTGCCCATGCTGAGCTCCTCAGGGCGCTGTCCCCGttaaataacagcaaaactCCGAGACGGAAAAATACTAACTAATTTAACCTACAAGTAACCGGAGAGAGACGAGGAAGCTCCCTATAAGGAGGCGGCCATGTCACTTCCTGACCACGCCCACGGTGGGCGTCCCCCCCTCCGTAGCCACGCCCCCTGGCGGTGAGCCTTCAACACAGCAgcgctgcaaaaacaaacaccagcagcacGACTGTGTTGCATCATGTTCTATTTCAGTAAAAAACCACTGAAGATTCACAGATTGAGGGATAGAAATATCCGTATGAACgcgaggcttttttttttttttttaccataagCA
Above is a window of Salarias fasciatus chromosome 7, fSalaFa1.1, whole genome shotgun sequence DNA encoding:
- the samm50 gene encoding sorting and assembly machinery component 50 homolog A encodes the protein MGTVHARSLDPLPMHGPELGLQADDIEAPGIEQDPKQEVLENKNVVVQRVHIDGLGRTKEDLLTYEIAEVFRAKNLIDVMRKSHEARQKLLRLGIFRKVEVVIDTSRGEDALPNGLDVTFEVTELRRMTGSYNTMVGNNEGSMVLGLKLPNVLGRAEKMTFQFSYGTKETSYGLSFFKPQPGHFERNITLNVYKVTGQFPWSSLRETDRGISAELSFPVWKTSQTLKWEGVWRELGCLARTASFAVREESGHSLKSSLSHAMVIDTRNSSILPRRGGLLKIHQELAGYTGGDASFLKEDFEIQLNKTLFWDSVLSASLWGGLLLPIGEKPTSIADRFYLGGPTSIRGFSMYSMGPQSEGDYLGGEAYWAGGVHLYTPLPFRPGRGGFGDLFRTHFFLNAGNLCNLNYGEGPQAHLKKLAECLRWSYGLGIVLRLGNIARLELNYCIPMGVQSGDRICDGVQFGAGIRFL
- the api5 gene encoding apoptosis inhibitor 5; protein product: MAVTIEDLYRSYGVLADAKDNLSQHKDAYQVILDGVKSGPKEKRLAAQFIPKFFSSFPELADAAINAQLDLCEDEDVSIRRQAIKELPRFAAGDNILRVADILTQLLQTDDTAEFNQVNAALVSIFKMDAKGTLGGLFSQILQGEDIVRERAIKFLSNKVKTLPEDVMTKEVEDYIFAETKKVLEDVTGEEFVLLMRVVSGLRVLQTVNGRQQLVELVVEQAFLEQALNPADPDTVDRLLQCTRQALPLFSKNVHSTRFVTYFCDHVLPNLSALTSPVAELDIQLEVLKLLAEMSPFCGDMEKLEANLNMLFTKLLEFMPLPPDEVENGENSASEEPKLQFSYVECLLFAFHQLGKKLPDFLLDKVDAERLKDFKIRLQYFARGLQVYIRQLRVALQGKTGDALKTEENKIKVVALKITNNINVLIKDLFHNPPSYKSTVTLSWKPVQKTEAVAPKRPSSEEMGGSTKKPVSPQPRRDARQIYNPPSGKYSATIGNFNYEQRGGYRGGRGRGFGARGARGRGRIY